A genome region from Rhizobium sp. ACO-34A includes the following:
- a CDS encoding protein tyrosine phosphatase, translating to MPKLTKFFWRRTFRFASIVVVAVGLTLGGYLGYLQWSGNFHTVVEGQLYRSAQPSASQIADYVQRYGIKTIINLRGQNEQADWYNAEIAMAKQVGIRHVDFRMSARRIVTRESADNLITIMKNAPKPILIHCQAGADRSGIVAAIYSKAIAGVAKETAEKQLSIFFGHVGIPYLSSTFAMDQSWEMLEKQLKTDG from the coding sequence TTGCCCAAGCTTACGAAATTCTTCTGGCGTAGAACCTTCCGGTTCGCCTCGATCGTAGTTGTCGCCGTTGGCCTCACTCTGGGTGGCTATCTCGGCTACCTCCAATGGAGCGGCAATTTCCACACGGTTGTCGAGGGACAACTCTACCGCTCGGCCCAGCCATCCGCATCACAGATTGCCGATTATGTGCAGCGCTACGGCATCAAGACCATCATCAATCTGCGCGGGCAGAACGAGCAGGCGGATTGGTACAATGCGGAAATCGCCATGGCAAAACAGGTCGGCATCCGTCATGTCGACTTCCGCATGTCGGCCCGCAGGATCGTGACGCGTGAGAGCGCGGACAACCTTATCACTATCATGAAGAACGCGCCGAAACCGATCCTCATCCATTGTCAGGCGGGTGCGGATCGAAGCGGGATCGTGGCCGCGATCTACAGTAAGGCAATCGCCGGAGTGGCCAAGGAAACGGCAGAAAAACAGTTGTCGATCTTCTTCGGCCATGTCGGCATCCCCTATCTCTCGTCCACCTTCGCGATGGACCAGAGCTGGGAGATGCTGGAGAAGCAACTGAAGACCGACGGTTAG